A single window of Candidatus Bathyarchaeota archaeon DNA harbors:
- a CDS encoding glycosidase: MKRFQENPILKPIVKHAWESRAVFNAATLFLGGQVHILYRAIGNDGVSRLGYASSLDGYHIEERLLSPVFEPTNCTENGGCEDPRLTLLDERCIMTYTALRDLVSNAHQIALTSMPKDEFMSKQWNWGERWTPFKGIRNKDAAILPHKVDGHFIMFHRIDPDICIAYSKDLRNWYNIKAIIGPRLGKWDSWKVGAAGPPIKVKEGELFIYHGVNFEKVYRLGAILLDKNDPERVLYRSESPILEPVLDYERFGRVPNVVFSCGAVLIDDKLFMYYGGADTVICVATYDIDELMSVLENVDKDCSQACPTKNILNRA, from the coding sequence ATGAAGAGGTTTCAAGAAAATCCAATTCTTAAGCCAATAGTAAAACATGCTTGGGAGTCGCGCGCAGTTTTTAATGCCGCTACTCTGTTTTTAGGCGGACAGGTTCACATTTTATATCGCGCGATAGGTAATGACGGAGTATCGCGACTTGGTTATGCCTCCTCATTAGATGGTTATCACATAGAAGAACGACTATTGTCTCCTGTTTTTGAGCCAACAAACTGTACTGAAAATGGTGGCTGTGAGGATCCGCGATTAACCTTGCTAGATGAACGATGCATAATGACCTACACCGCATTGCGGGACCTTGTTTCAAACGCTCATCAGATCGCCTTAACATCCATGCCAAAAGATGAATTCATGAGTAAGCAATGGAATTGGGGCGAAAGGTGGACGCCATTCAAAGGCATTAGAAATAAGGATGCCGCGATTCTCCCTCACAAAGTTGATGGTCATTTTATTATGTTCCATCGCATTGATCCGGACATTTGCATAGCATATTCCAAAGATCTACGAAATTGGTATAACATAAAAGCAATAATAGGGCCTAGATTGGGAAAGTGGGATAGCTGGAAAGTAGGTGCAGCTGGCCCACCGATAAAGGTCAAAGAAGGGGAGCTTTTCATATATCACGGCGTAAACTTTGAGAAGGTGTATCGCCTTGGTGCCATCCTCCTTGATAAAAATGATCCAGAAAGAGTTCTGTACCGTTCTGAAAGCCCAATTCTAGAGCCAGTTTTAGACTATGAGCGTTTTGGAAGAGTTCCTAATGTTGTTTTCAGTTGCGGGGCGGTTTTGATTGATGATAAACTATTCATGTATTACGGCGGTGCTGATACAGTTATTTGTGTAGCCACATATGACATAGACGAACTTATGAGTGTGCTAGAAAATGTTGACAAAGATTGTAGTCAAGCATGCCCAACCAAAAATATTCTCAATAGAGCTTAA
- a CDS encoding glycosyltransferase family 4 protein, whose translation MENHSLLGVDAKRIAYVSTYPPKECGIANFSKDLIDAICRLREFGPPMVVAINEESAIYNYDKRVKFQIERSSTDEYVKAAHYINPSKVRLVNIQHEFGLFGGKWGKHIDLFLEHLQKPIVVTLHTIMPNFESAAQKILESIAHYSASIVVMTRTAMRLLKKYDINLEKVTVIPHGCPDVSFVASERSKASLGLKGRIVLSTFGLISRGKGIEYVIQALPSLVKKEPRILYLIIGETHPEVRKIKGERYRRKLMRLVSELRLGNHVRFHNRFLSKLQLIKYLQATDIYITPYVDRNQISSGTLSYALGAGKAIVSTPYLHAEEALAEGRGLLCKFRKPASITDCINKLLEDEELRLSLEKRAYAYSRSFTWPKVAQEYVKLFNCLLKD comes from the coding sequence ATGGAAAATCACTCTCTTCTCGGTGTTGATGCAAAAAGGATCGCTTATGTAAGTACTTATCCCCCAAAGGAGTGTGGTATAGCAAACTTTTCAAAAGATCTGATCGATGCCATTTGTCGACTTCGTGAATTTGGACCACCAATGGTTGTCGCCATAAATGAGGAGAGCGCGATTTACAACTATGATAAGAGAGTTAAGTTTCAAATTGAACGAAGCTCAACTGACGAATATGTCAAAGCTGCTCATTACATTAATCCATCTAAAGTCAGATTGGTAAACATCCAACACGAATTCGGTCTTTTTGGAGGAAAGTGGGGCAAGCACATCGATTTATTTTTAGAGCATCTTCAAAAACCAATAGTAGTTACACTCCACACCATCATGCCAAACTTTGAATCAGCAGCTCAGAAAATTTTGGAAAGCATCGCACACTATAGCGCGTCAATCGTCGTTATGACAAGAACCGCTATGAGACTCTTGAAGAAGTACGATATCAACCTAGAAAAGGTTACTGTTATCCCACATGGTTGTCCGGATGTCTCATTCGTTGCCAGCGAAAGATCTAAAGCTTCTCTTGGTTTGAAAGGTAGAATAGTTTTGTCTACTTTTGGACTGATAAGCCGTGGCAAGGGTATTGAATATGTCATTCAAGCTCTCCCTTCGCTTGTTAAGAAAGAACCTAGAATTCTCTATCTCATAATTGGAGAGACACATCCGGAAGTGAGGAAGATTAAGGGTGAGCGTTATCGGAGGAAGTTGATGAGGCTAGTTTCTGAACTCCGATTAGGGAACCATGTGAGGTTTCACAATCGTTTTCTCTCCAAGCTGCAATTAATTAAGTATCTACAGGCAACAGATATCTACATCACGCCATATGTAGATCGGAATCAGATAAGCAGTGGAACACTCTCATATGCTCTAGGAGCAGGGAAAGCCATTGTATCAACTCCGTATCTTCACGCTGAAGAGGCTTTAGCAGAGGGACGTGGATTACTATGCAAGTTTAGAAAACCCGCTTCAATAACTGATTGCATAAACAAGCTTTTGGAAGATGAAGAGTTAAGGCTTAGCTTGGAGAAAAGGGCTTATGCTTACAGTAGGAGTTTTACTTGGCCAAAAGTTGCACAAGAATATGTCAAGTTGTTCAACTGTCTCCTTAAAGATTAA
- a CDS encoding OB-fold nucleic acid binding domain-containing protein has product MQSRRWTTRGRPQGRGHSAANTKLLEYLAKISVKYRVDHNTLFNKIVDAWQNRRSKCKQLTIQCREKTRDRAIFLITTDHKVVAQFPTPEHLLKETAPLKEFAYIIEREKKALMKRTNDNKARYFKIKGLKTGMKRINVKARILAISRPNLALTRYNDYVKFTNVTLTDETGTVKLTLWNDRINSLSINDMVEIENASVTAYKGETQLRIRRHSKLRVVHACNHEEAIIRELEHNPNLNSIVTRGHG; this is encoded by the coding sequence ATGCAAAGTAGAAGATGGACAACACGCGGACGACCTCAAGGTAGGGGTCATTCAGCAGCTAATACGAAGCTTCTCGAGTATCTCGCAAAAATTTCTGTGAAATACAGAGTTGATCACAACACACTTTTCAACAAGATTGTGGATGCCTGGCAGAATCGAAGGTCCAAGTGTAAGCAATTAACAATTCAGTGCCGCGAAAAAACGAGGGACCGAGCCATTTTCCTTATAACCACAGACCACAAAGTAGTTGCACAATTCCCTACACCAGAACACCTTCTCAAAGAAACAGCTCCACTGAAAGAATTTGCATATATAATTGAACGTGAGAAAAAAGCTCTAATGAAGAGAACAAATGACAATAAAGCAAGATATTTCAAAATTAAGGGTCTGAAGACTGGAATGAAGCGAATTAACGTGAAAGCTCGTATTCTCGCAATTTCAAGACCCAACTTAGCTCTAACACGATATAACGATTATGTCAAGTTTACCAATGTAACTTTGACAGACGAAACTGGCACCGTGAAACTGACTCTATGGAACGATCGAATAAACTCACTTTCCATAAATGACATGGTTGAAATAGAAAATGCAAGCGTCACCGCTTATAAAGGTGAAACTCAACTGAGAATCAGGAGACACAGCAAATTGAGAGTTGTGCACGCGTGCAATCATGAGGAAGCCATTATAAGAGAACTGGAACATAATCCAAATCTAAACAGCATTGTGACGCGTGGGCATGGGTGA
- a CDS encoding cold shock domain-containing protein, which translates to MKGKVKKWLDQRGYGFISSEDHSSDIFVHSSNIEGKSALKEGEEVEFEIENSYKGPRAIKVKSVSE; encoded by the coding sequence CTGAAAGGCAAAGTGAAGAAATGGCTTGACCAAAGAGGATATGGTTTCATATCTAGTGAAGATCATAGTAGCGATATTTTTGTACATTCATCAAACATTGAAGGCAAGAGCGCCCTCAAAGAAGGGGAAGAAGTGGAATTTGAAATAGAAAACTCGTACAAAGGTCCAAGGGCTATTAAAGTCAAATCAGTCTCCGAATAG
- a CDS encoding TATA-box-binding protein has product MPKTNAIINIENVVASATLNQKVDLNAVVKGYPWVEYRPERFPGLVFKLRRPKTATLIFSTGKMVCTGAKSEKESRRAVTTVVKELKKGGIIIISKPDLKIVNIVASARLGGKIDLEKAVFTLGKAMYEPEQFPGLIYRMDEPKVVILIFANGNLVCTGGKREQDVHDAVHKLHRILEEQQLIFYE; this is encoded by the coding sequence ATGCCGAAGACTAATGCCATAATAAATATTGAAAATGTGGTTGCTTCTGCCACTTTAAACCAGAAGGTTGACTTAAACGCGGTTGTGAAAGGTTATCCATGGGTCGAATATCGCCCAGAACGGTTTCCGGGACTTGTGTTTAAGCTTAGGAGACCGAAGACGGCTACGTTGATTTTTAGCACTGGCAAAATGGTTTGCACAGGAGCAAAATCGGAGAAGGAATCCCGGAGAGCTGTTACGACAGTTGTTAAAGAACTGAAAAAGGGTGGAATAATCATCATCAGCAAGCCGGACTTGAAGATTGTGAACATCGTTGCTTCTGCAAGGTTAGGCGGAAAGATAGATTTGGAGAAGGCAGTTTTCACACTTGGAAAAGCGATGTATGAGCCAGAGCAGTTTCCAGGCTTGATTTACAGGATGGACGAACCTAAAGTGGTCATACTGATATTCGCAAACGGGAACCTTGTTTGCACTGGAGGCAAAAGAGAACAGGACGTCCATGACGCCGTGCACAAGCTTCACAGGATACTCGAAGAACAGCAGCTGATATTCTACGAATAA
- a CDS encoding OB-fold nucleic acid binding domain-containing protein, with amino-acid sequence MSGKEPSKSEELVKVEKVTPNSKHVNVTVKVISKSQVRNVTGRDYSVRKVADALVGDETGCVYLTLWDDNIDKINEEATLRITNGYVNLFKGNMRLNIGKYGSFELLEESPITEVNTENNLSNKRYEQERRYRRYGEGRGYQRRR; translated from the coding sequence ATGTCAGGTAAAGAACCATCCAAAAGTGAAGAGTTAGTGAAAGTAGAGAAAGTAACCCCAAATTCCAAACATGTGAACGTGACTGTGAAAGTGATTTCCAAAAGTCAAGTTAGGAACGTCACTGGAAGAGATTATTCCGTACGCAAAGTTGCAGACGCTTTGGTAGGAGATGAAACAGGATGCGTATATCTCACGCTCTGGGATGACAACATAGACAAAATAAACGAGGAAGCCACACTACGCATCACTAATGGCTACGTAAACCTGTTCAAGGGGAACATGCGATTAAACATAGGAAAATATGGCAGCTTCGAACTTCTGGAAGAATCCCCCATTACAGAAGTCAACACAGAAAACAATTTATCAAATAAACGATACGAACAGGAAAGGCGCTATCGCAGATATGGTGAAGGAAGAGGTTACCAACGAAGAAGATAA
- a CDS encoding YHS domain-containing protein — MPSDPVCGVVLNEKTSRFKMSYDGETYHFCSVKCKKKFKRNPRKFTK, encoded by the coding sequence ATGCCCAGCGATCCTGTTTGCGGCGTGGTTCTGAATGAAAAAACATCAAGATTTAAGATGAGTTACGACGGAGAAACATACCATTTCTGTAGTGTGAAATGCAAGAAGAAATTTAAAAGGAATCCGCGCAAATTTACAAAGTAG
- a CDS encoding tetrahydromethanopterin S-methyltransferase subunit H: MYQIGNFRIGGQPGELPTVLVGNIFYKGMLEVSNHKEGSFNQKAVLRWIRLAEIFSEKSGVPHILDVMAMYPEAIRKYVEFVSEQISTPFLIDGANPETRTAALTTVKQLGLEKNVIFNGITPKTSQDELVAIRDSEVDAAILMAFNEFNYSPEGRISMLKGSTEQTGLLDMAKKAEVEKMLIDTIVFDVPSISYAAEAINLVKKELGYPAGCSPANATYSWKQQLKGSILREGFGASNASAHTIAQYWGADFLIYGPIKQAKNMIPACAINDAIIAYYAMKRFGIKPLVKNHPLYKIF, translated from the coding sequence ATCTACCAAATCGGCAACTTCAGAATTGGCGGTCAACCTGGAGAATTGCCTACAGTTCTAGTTGGCAACATTTTCTACAAAGGCATGCTAGAAGTTTCAAACCACAAAGAAGGCAGTTTTAATCAAAAAGCGGTTTTAAGATGGATTAGGCTTGCTGAGATTTTTTCTGAGAAAAGCGGGGTGCCCCACATTCTAGATGTTATGGCAATGTATCCCGAAGCGATAAGGAAATACGTTGAATTTGTTTCGGAACAAATCAGCACTCCCTTTCTAATTGATGGCGCCAACCCCGAAACGCGAACAGCAGCTTTAACCACAGTTAAGCAACTTGGCCTCGAGAAAAACGTGATATTCAACGGAATTACGCCTAAAACTTCGCAAGACGAATTAGTAGCCATCCGAGACTCTGAAGTCGACGCGGCGATTCTAATGGCATTCAACGAATTCAACTATTCTCCAGAAGGCAGAATCAGTATGCTAAAAGGCTCGACAGAGCAAACTGGACTGCTTGATATGGCGAAAAAGGCAGAGGTAGAAAAAATGCTCATAGATACAATAGTTTTCGATGTGCCCAGCATTTCCTACGCCGCCGAAGCCATTAATCTTGTGAAAAAAGAACTGGGATATCCTGCTGGTTGTTCACCTGCAAACGCGACGTACTCTTGGAAACAACAATTAAAAGGTTCGATTTTGAGGGAAGGCTTTGGGGCATCCAATGCATCTGCACACACGATTGCTCAGTATTGGGGCGCAGATTTTCTCATTTATGGGCCAATAAAACAAGCTAAGAACATGATTCCTGCTTGTGCCATCAACGACGCTATAATAGCTTACTATGCTATGAAACGTTTCGGAATCAAACCGCTAGTCAAGAACCATCCGCTTTATAAGATCTTTTAG
- a CDS encoding glycosyltransferase: MVIKPAIRLDYLKTLTDDTGILQHTKFSIPNRKEGYTTDDNARALITCTKFLQLCDDSDAKKLANTYLSFLFHMQRPDGNFHNLLSYDRSFLDDVGSEECSGRALWACGYTILANFSQGIKRMSKEIFDRGFRYANEFRSPRAKAFAILGLCNYQKAFRHDQNLSKNIVSLADQLLYSYQKVASPNWRWFESYLTYANARLSQGLFKAYAIIGDNRYLQIAKESFDFLVSVQVVDEKFVPIGNRGWYRKGGQRAIYDQQPIEASCMVEAAMTAFRQTNEEKYQRVAYTAFDWFFGKNTGNVMVYDQTTGACYDGLTPHGLNLNQGAEAATSYLLARLELENLKY, encoded by the coding sequence ATGGTAATTAAGCCAGCTATCAGGTTAGATTATTTAAAGACTTTGACAGATGATACAGGTATACTTCAGCATACTAAGTTTTCGATTCCAAATAGAAAGGAAGGTTATACCACCGATGACAATGCTCGGGCATTAATTACGTGCACAAAATTCCTTCAGCTTTGTGATGATTCTGACGCAAAGAAGTTAGCTAATACTTATTTAAGTTTCTTGTTTCATATGCAAAGACCAGATGGCAACTTCCATAATTTACTAAGTTACGACCGCAGTTTCCTTGATGATGTGGGCTCGGAAGAATGTTCTGGACGAGCCCTCTGGGCTTGTGGGTACACTATTCTAGCTAATTTTTCTCAAGGCATTAAACGGATGTCGAAAGAGATTTTTGACAGAGGCTTTCGGTACGCCAACGAATTCCGGAGTCCCAGAGCTAAAGCCTTTGCGATTCTAGGTCTCTGTAATTATCAGAAGGCTTTCCGTCATGATCAAAATCTTTCTAAGAACATAGTATCATTGGCGGATCAATTGCTATACAGCTATCAAAAAGTAGCTTCTCCTAATTGGCGTTGGTTTGAGTCTTATCTGACTTATGCTAATGCGCGTCTATCACAAGGGCTTTTCAAAGCCTATGCTATTATTGGAGACAATAGATACCTTCAGATTGCCAAGGAGTCTTTTGATTTTCTTGTAAGCGTTCAGGTAGTTGATGAGAAATTCGTCCCTATTGGCAACAGAGGATGGTATAGAAAGGGTGGTCAAAGAGCCATATATGACCAACAACCAATTGAAGCATCGTGTATGGTAGAAGCAGCTATGACTGCCTTTCGACAAACTAATGAAGAGAAGTATCAAAGAGTAGCCTATACTGCTTTTGACTGGTTTTTTGGAAAAAACACTGGGAATGTTATGGTTTATGACCAGACCACGGGTGCATGTTATGATGGACTCACTCCTCATGGGTTAAACTTGAATCAAGGCGCTGAAGCCGCAACATCTTATCTTCTGGCTCGCTTAGAGTTGGAAAATCTAAAATACTAA
- a CDS encoding CBS domain-containing protein codes for MKVQDLMVENVVTAKEETTIEGAVGILFEKHIGALVITDDDKRCKGIFTERDVLRSVAKKISLDTHLKKVMSRNIITVKKQDSFAKVKRLMILHRIRHLPVVDNKGHLIGMLTLRKILDEFVGIPVAKS; via the coding sequence TTGAAGGTTCAAGATTTAATGGTAGAAAATGTGGTGACAGCAAAAGAAGAGACAACAATCGAAGGTGCTGTGGGAATTCTTTTTGAAAAACATATTGGAGCGCTTGTGATAACGGATGATGATAAGAGATGTAAGGGGATATTTACAGAACGCGACGTCCTTAGAAGCGTAGCTAAAAAAATTTCTCTAGACACGCATCTGAAAAAGGTTATGTCAAGAAATATCATAACAGTGAAGAAGCAGGATTCATTTGCAAAGGTTAAAAGGCTCATGATTTTGCACAGAATACGACATCTTCCTGTGGTAGATAACAAGGGACATCTGATAGGGATGTTGACGCTCCGAAAGATCTTGGATGAATTTGTCGGAATACCAGTAGCCAAAAGTTAG
- a CDS encoding restriction endonuclease: protein MREEELVKKAEVISAVRDYENKRVRRRERQVDFTVSPSGSDDKILIRVITGSKSRSEYVGVDTVREMSQVLKKRKYDKGILVGKQFTKAAESEMEHENIEAVSEKITPYFKLERLYLVVNDCVDNLCRAKCGLVPVEESDCKGCVNGHYACDVRLISDNASFHFERGWTVFLEKDLTRLLAIEKTLND from the coding sequence GTGAGAGAAGAGGAGCTTGTTAAGAAGGCTGAGGTGATCTCGGCGGTCAGAGACTATGAGAATAAGAGAGTTCGAAGGAGGGAGAGGCAGGTAGATTTTACGGTTTCGCCTTCGGGATCAGATGATAAGATTCTGATACGTGTTATAACCGGATCCAAGTCAAGGTCAGAATATGTTGGTGTGGATACTGTTAGGGAGATGAGCCAGGTTCTTAAGAAGCGGAAGTATGACAAGGGAATCCTTGTTGGAAAGCAGTTTACCAAGGCAGCAGAAAGTGAGATGGAGCATGAGAACATTGAAGCAGTTTCAGAGAAGATCACACCATATTTCAAGTTGGAGCGTCTTTATTTGGTGGTAAACGATTGTGTAGACAATTTGTGTAGGGCGAAGTGTGGTCTTGTTCCGGTGGAGGAGTCTGATTGTAAGGGCTGTGTTAATGGTCATTACGCTTGTGATGTTAGGTTGATTAGTGATAATGCCAGTTTTCATTTTGAGCGTGGTTGGACAGTTTTTTTGGAGAAGGATTTGACGAGACTTTTAGCGATTGAGAAGACTTTGAATGATTAG